A single Lolium perenne isolate Kyuss_39 chromosome 6, Kyuss_2.0, whole genome shotgun sequence DNA region contains:
- the LOC127310903 gene encoding uncharacterized protein, with translation MSVPCSDPEFRPVKAKAASLPPGVTAERCWCGRLAKVKQVEDFSDWFGMKFFMCASYEHDPPRSSASSSTRPPSPPPLCKWFHWIDTEQPDWARQEVEEKHRRAWATFFEEERWEKVRANEKAERERQIQKLRAEQARNREVNQKRMDDEAARRFAEEEVRREAREAERKRLRERAAEAQAAEERGDKSGKWPRWTQGK, from the exons ATGAGTGTGCCGTGCTCTGACCCGGAGTTTAGGccggtgaaggcgaaggctgcaagtttgcccccgggtgtgactgcggagcggtgttggtgcggccgtcttgctaaggttaagcaggtggaggatttctccgactggttcggcatgaaatttttcatgtgtgcgagctatgagcatgatccaccccgTAGTTCAGCTTCGTCCTCCACCAGGCCGCCG TCTCCCCCGCCCCTATGcaaatggtttcactggatagacacggagcagccggattgggcgCGTCAGGAGGTTGAGGAGAAACACCGGCGTGCGTGGGCAACGTTCTTTGAGGAGGAGCGTTGGGAAAAGGTTCGTGCTAATGAAAAAGCAGAGCGAGAGAGACAGATACAGAAACTTAGGGCGGAACAAGCTCGTAATCGcgaggtgaatcagaagaggatggatgatgaggctgcacgtaggtttgcagaggaagaggtgcgcagggaggctcgtgaagcagaaaggaagagactaagggaaagagctgctgaggcgcaagcggcagaagaacgcggcgacaagtctggaaaatggccacggtggacgcagggaaagtag
- the LOC127309014 gene encoding uncharacterized protein — MRQFGMRQLIEPPPPTVPLPPRVHAYNRKGANKTAVGWVQLLGPYIAGWANAPAVSWATREPFDLQEFQQYLRAYMPRTRLRLSQACDPVEMAPSTQWDTYPRHSTSGTRHHAAVLTAELQDDAAQYERSLSAGPLLGRYEHHASFAQRLQEKLRRIYATITCTRSSDVVEYRAAQRPPRPSLQVHQPRHAPRPRMEVPPSPRPPSPNQAGGSGWQNQQQQEPTYEYWQHAGFGMEQQFPMPNFGWRPRMDEPEGEGHMSTGSGSRSFWSSAHDQDETQQSYQDWISSQQQTPPPDPTQYSQHEQGYMLPPRHRQPPVRMYSPSPFQARPPPRRGGGRGRGQ; from the exons ATGAGACAGTTTGGAATGCGTCAGTTGATCGAGCCACCACCTCCCACAGTTCCACtaccaccacgcgtccacgc GTACAACAGAAAAGGAGCGAACAAGACTGCTGTCGGATGGGTACAGCTCCTGGGTCCATACATCGCTGGTTGGGCCAATGCGCCGGCCGTGTCATGGGCCACTAGGGAGCCGTTTGATCTTCAGGAATTTCAGCAGTACTTGCGAGCGTACATGCCTAGGACACGACTTCGTCTGAGCCAGGCGTGTGACCCAGTTGAGATGGCTCCCTCGACACAGTGGGACACCTACCCTCGCCACTCCACTTCAGGCACTCGGCATCACGCA GCCGTGTTGACGGCGGAGCTGCAAGATGACGCCGCCCAGTATGAACGGTCGCTCTCCGCCGGCCCACTTCTTGGACGGTATGAGCACCACGCCTCCTTTGCACAGCGTCTTCAGGAGAAACTACGTCGTATCTACGCGACTATCACATGCACCCGATCTTCGGATGTTGTCGAGTACCGAGCAGCACAGCGGCCACCTCGCCCCTCTTTGCAGGTGCATCAGCCGCGGCACGCCCCGCGCCCACGTATGGAGGTACCGCCGAGCCCGAGGCCACCATCTCCTAACCAGGCAGGAGGTTCTGGGTGGCAAAACCAGCAGCAGCAGGAGCCTACTTACGAGTATTGGCAGCATGCCGGTTTCGGCATGGAGCAGCAATTTCCCATGCCTAACTTCGGGTGGCGTCCCCGTATGGATGAGCCAGAGG GTGAGGGACATATGTCGACGGGGTCCGGATCACGATCCTTCTGGTCCAGTGCTCACGATCAGGACGAAACACAGCAGAGCTATCAAGACTGGATTTCAAGTCAACAGCAAACTCCACCTCCAGATCCCACGCAGTACAGTCAGCACGAGCAGGGGTACATGCTTCCTCCCCGACATCGCCAGCCACCTGTTCGTATGTACTCGCCGTCACCTTTTCAGGCTCGACCGCCACCGAGGCGAGGTGGAGGGAGGGGCCGTGGTCAGTGA